A stretch of Neisseria subflava DNA encodes these proteins:
- the nuoL gene encoding NADH-quinone oxidoreductase subunit L codes for MNDMTLYLIIALVPLAGSLIAGLFGNKIGRAGAHTVTILGVAVSAVLSAYVLWGFIDGSRAKFDENVYTWLTMGGLDFSVGFLVDTMTAMMMVVVTGVSLMVHIYTIGYMHDEKVGYQRFFSYISLFTFSMLMLIMSNNFIQLFFGWEAVGLVSYLLIGFYFKRPSATFANLKAFLINRVGDFGFLLGIGLVLAYFGGSLRYQDVFAYLPNVQTATIQLFPGVEWSLITVTCLLLFVGAMGKSAQFPLHVWLPDSMEGPTPISALIHAATMVTAGLFMVSRMSPIYEMSSTALSVIMVIGAITALFMGFLGVIQNDIKRVVAYSTLSQLGYMTVALGASAYSVAMFHVMTHAFFKALLFLAAGSAIIGMHHDQDMRHMGNLKKYMPITWLTMLIGNLSLIGTPFFSGFYSKDSIIEAAKYSTLPGSGFAYFAVLASVFVTAFYAFRQYFMVFHGEEKWRSLPEHHDDHHGEEHHGLGKNDNPHESPLVVTLPLILLAIPSVIIGYVAIEPMLYGDFFKDVIFVNADVHPTMHIMKEEFHGALAMVSHSLYSPVLYLAIAGVLSAWLLYVKLPHLPAKIAQAFRPIYVLFENKYYLDALYFNVFAKGTRALGTFFWKVGDTAIIDNGIVNGSAKLVGAIAAQVRKAQTGFIYTYAAAMVFGVLVLLGMTFWGLFR; via the coding sequence ATGAACGATATGACTTTATATTTGATAATTGCCCTTGTTCCGTTGGCAGGCTCGCTGATTGCGGGTTTGTTCGGCAACAAAATCGGTCGTGCCGGCGCGCATACCGTGACGATACTCGGTGTCGCTGTATCTGCCGTGCTGTCGGCTTATGTGCTGTGGGGCTTTATTGACGGCAGCCGCGCCAAGTTTGACGAAAACGTCTATACCTGGCTGACAATGGGCGGCTTGGATTTTTCCGTCGGCTTCTTGGTCGATACGATGACGGCGATGATGATGGTCGTGGTTACCGGCGTATCGCTGATGGTACATATTTATACCATCGGCTATATGCACGATGAAAAAGTCGGCTACCAACGCTTCTTCAGCTACATTTCTTTGTTTACTTTCAGCATGTTAATGCTGATTATGAGCAACAACTTCATCCAGCTCTTCTTCGGCTGGGAAGCTGTGGGCTTGGTGTCGTATCTCTTGATCGGTTTCTATTTCAAACGTCCGAGCGCGACTTTTGCCAACCTGAAAGCCTTTTTGATCAACCGTGTCGGCGACTTCGGCTTTTTGCTCGGTATCGGTTTGGTGCTTGCCTATTTCGGCGGCAGCTTGCGTTATCAAGATGTATTCGCTTATCTGCCTAATGTTCAGACGGCCACTATCCAATTGTTCCCCGGTGTGGAATGGTCTTTGATTACCGTAACCTGTTTGCTTCTGTTTGTCGGTGCGATGGGTAAATCGGCACAATTCCCGCTGCACGTCTGGCTGCCTGATTCGATGGAAGGCCCGACCCCGATTTCTGCATTGATTCACGCTGCAACCATGGTTACCGCCGGTCTGTTCATGGTATCGCGTATGTCGCCGATTTATGAGATGAGCAGCACTGCGCTGTCAGTCATTATGGTGATCGGTGCGATTACCGCCCTGTTTATGGGCTTCTTGGGTGTGATTCAAAACGACATCAAACGCGTGGTTGCGTATTCCACACTGTCGCAACTGGGCTACATGACCGTGGCTCTGGGCGCGTCTGCCTATTCCGTGGCGATGTTCCACGTCATGACCCACGCCTTCTTTAAAGCCTTGTTATTCTTGGCCGCAGGTAGCGCGATTATCGGTATGCACCACGACCAAGACATGCGCCACATGGGCAACCTGAAAAAATACATGCCGATTACTTGGCTGACCATGCTGATCGGTAACTTGTCGCTGATTGGTACGCCGTTCTTCTCCGGCTTCTATTCCAAAGATTCGATTATCGAAGCAGCGAAATATAGCACCTTACCGGGCAGCGGCTTTGCTTATTTTGCCGTCCTTGCCAGTGTGTTCGTTACCGCGTTCTACGCGTTCCGCCAATACTTTATGGTGTTCCACGGCGAAGAGAAATGGCGCAGCCTGCCTGAACATCATGACGATCATCATGGTGAAGAGCATCACGGCTTGGGCAAAAACGACAATCCGCACGAAAGCCCGCTGGTTGTTACCCTGCCTTTGATTTTGCTTGCGATTCCGTCCGTCATCATCGGCTACGTTGCCATCGAGCCTATGCTTTACGGCGATTTCTTCAAAGACGTGATTTTTGTTAATGCCGACGTGCATCCGACCATGCACATCATGAAGGAAGAGTTCCACGGCGCATTGGCAATGGTGTCGCATAGCCTGTATTCGCCTGTACTTTACCTTGCTATCGCAGGTGTATTGAGCGCATGGCTCCTGTACGTCAAACTGCCGCACCTGCCTGCGAAAATTGCACAGGCGTTCCGTCCGATTTACGTTTTGTTTGAAAACAAATACTACCTTGACGCCCTGTATTTCAACGTTTTTGCCAAAGGCACGCGCGCATTGGGTACTTTCTTCTGGAAAGTCGGCGATACCGCCATTATTGACAACGGTATTGTCAACGGCTCCGCCAAACTGGTCGGCGCGATTGCCGCGCAAGTGCGTAAAGCCCAAACCGGATTTATCTACACCTACGCCGCTGCTATGGTATTCGGCGTATTGGTACTGCTCGGCATGACTTTCTGGGGATTGTTCCGATAA
- the nuoK gene encoding NADH-quinone oxidoreductase subunit NuoK: MITLTHYLVLGALLFGISAMGIFMNRKNVLVLLMSIELMLLAVNFNFIAFSQYLGDTAGQIFVFFVLTVAAAESAIGLAIMVLVYRNRQTINVADLDELKG, from the coding sequence ATGATTACCTTGACGCATTATCTGGTATTGGGCGCGCTCCTGTTCGGTATCAGCGCGATGGGCATCTTTATGAACCGCAAAAACGTGCTGGTATTGCTGATGTCTATCGAGCTGATGCTTTTGGCGGTGAACTTCAACTTTATCGCCTTCTCGCAATATTTGGGCGATACTGCCGGACAAATTTTCGTATTCTTCGTACTGACCGTTGCCGCCGCCGAATCTGCCATCGGTTTGGCGATTATGGTGCTGGTGTACCGCAACCGACAAACAATCAACGTTGCCGATTTGGATGAGTTGAAAGGGTAA
- the nuoH gene encoding NADH-quinone oxidoreductase subunit NuoH translates to MQEWFQNLFAATLGLGDLGITVGLVVSVIVKIVIILIPLILTVAYLTYFERKVIGFMQLRVGPNVTGPWGLIQPFADVFKLLFKEVTRPKLSNKALFYIGPIMSLAPSFAAWAVIPFNEEWVLTNINIGLLYILMITSLSVYGVIIAGWASNSKYSFLGAMRASAQSISYEIAMSAALVCVVMVSGSMNFSDIVAAQAKGIAGGSVFSWNWLPLFPIFIVYLISAVAETNRAPFDVAEGESEIVAGHHVEYSGFAFALFFLAEYIFMILIAALTSLMFLGGWLSPFPQSWGFIGTPSAFWMFVKMAAVLYWYLWIRATFPRYRYDQIMRLGWKVLIPIGFAYIVILGVWMISPLNLWK, encoded by the coding sequence GTCTGGGCGATTTGGGTATCACCGTAGGCTTGGTGGTATCCGTCATCGTCAAAATCGTGATTATCCTGATTCCGCTGATTCTGACCGTTGCCTACCTGACGTATTTCGAACGTAAAGTCATCGGCTTTATGCAGCTTCGTGTCGGCCCGAACGTGACCGGCCCGTGGGGTCTGATTCAGCCGTTTGCCGACGTGTTCAAACTCTTGTTTAAAGAGGTAACCCGTCCGAAGCTGTCAAACAAAGCCCTGTTCTACATCGGCCCGATTATGTCGCTTGCTCCGTCTTTCGCGGCGTGGGCAGTGATTCCGTTCAACGAAGAATGGGTGCTGACCAACATCAATATCGGCCTTTTGTACATCCTGATGATTACCTCGCTGTCGGTTTACGGCGTGATCATCGCGGGCTGGGCTTCCAACTCCAAATATTCGTTCTTGGGTGCAATGCGTGCTTCCGCACAAAGCATTTCCTACGAGATTGCCATGAGTGCCGCGCTGGTGTGCGTCGTGATGGTATCGGGCAGCATGAACTTCTCCGACATCGTTGCCGCACAAGCCAAAGGTATTGCCGGCGGTTCGGTATTCTCTTGGAACTGGCTGCCGCTCTTCCCTATCTTTATCGTCTATCTGATTTCCGCCGTTGCCGAAACCAACCGCGCGCCGTTTGACGTAGCAGAGGGTGAATCTGAAATCGTTGCCGGTCACCACGTTGAATACTCCGGCTTCGCATTCGCGCTGTTCTTCCTTGCCGAATACATTTTCATGATTCTGATTGCCGCGCTGACCTCGCTAATGTTCCTCGGTGGCTGGTTGTCTCCGTTCCCGCAAAGCTGGGGCTTTATTGGTACGCCTTCCGCCTTCTGGATGTTCGTGAAAATGGCGGCGGTTCTGTACTGGTACCTGTGGATCCGTGCAACTTTCCCACGCTACCGCTACGACCAAATCATGCGTTTGGGCTGGAAAGTGCTGATTCCGATCGGCTTCGCCTACATCGTGATTTTGGGCGTGTGGATGATTTCACCGCTGAATTTGTGGAAATAA
- a CDS encoding NADH-quinone oxidoreductase subunit J, whose amino-acid sequence MTFSAILFYILAAIVLYGAVRTVTAKNPVHAALHLVLTFCVSAMIWMLMQAEFLGVTLVVVYVGAVMVLFLFVVMMLNIDIEEMRAGFWRHAPVAGVVGTLLAVALILILVNPKTDLAAFGLMKDIPADYNNIRDLGSRIYTDYLLPFELAAVLLLLGMVAAIALVHRKTTNPKRMDPADQVKVRADQGRMRLVKMEAVKPQVESLEENEVSDDLKPKEEGKA is encoded by the coding sequence ATGACTTTTTCCGCGATTCTGTTCTATATTCTTGCCGCCATCGTTTTGTACGGTGCGGTTCGTACCGTTACCGCTAAAAACCCTGTACATGCCGCTTTGCATCTGGTGCTGACCTTCTGCGTGAGCGCGATGATTTGGATGCTGATGCAGGCCGAATTCTTGGGCGTGACGCTGGTGGTGGTTTACGTCGGCGCCGTGATGGTGTTGTTCCTGTTCGTCGTGATGATGTTGAACATCGACATTGAAGAAATGCGCGCCGGTTTCTGGCGTCATGCGCCTGTTGCCGGAGTGGTCGGCACATTGTTGGCGGTTGCCCTGATCCTGATTCTGGTCAACCCGAAAACCGACCTGGCCGCATTTGGTTTGATGAAAGACATTCCCGCCGATTACAACAATATCCGCGATTTGGGCAGCCGTATTTATACCGACTACCTGTTGCCGTTTGAATTGGCGGCGGTATTGCTGCTGTTGGGCATGGTGGCCGCGATTGCGCTGGTTCACCGTAAAACCACCAATCCGAAACGTATGGATCCAGCCGACCAAGTTAAAGTACGCGCCGACCAAGGCCGTATGCGTCTGGTGAAAATGGAAGCGGTCAAACCGCAAGTCGAATCTCTCGAAGAAAACGAAGTTTCAGACGACCTCAAACCGAAAGAGGAGGGCAAAGCATGA
- the nuoI gene encoding NADH-quinone oxidoreductase subunit NuoI, which yields MANLVKTFLLGELVKGLGVTLKNFFARKDTIYFPEEKTPQSVRFRGLHAQRRYPNGEERCIACKLCEAVCPAMAINIESEEREDGTRRTKRYDIDLTKCIFCGFCEEACPTDAIVETHIFEYHGEKKGDLHMTKPILLAIGDKYEAEIAKRKAADAPYR from the coding sequence ATGGCTAACTTAGTAAAAACCTTTCTGCTTGGCGAATTGGTAAAAGGCTTGGGCGTAACGCTCAAAAACTTTTTTGCCCGCAAAGACACAATTTATTTCCCCGAAGAGAAAACGCCGCAATCCGTGCGTTTCCGCGGTTTGCACGCGCAACGCCGTTATCCGAACGGCGAAGAGCGCTGTATTGCGTGTAAATTGTGCGAGGCAGTTTGTCCGGCAATGGCGATTAACATCGAATCGGAAGAACGCGAAGACGGCACCCGCCGCACCAAGCGTTACGACATCGACCTGACCAAGTGCATCTTCTGCGGTTTCTGCGAAGAAGCCTGCCCAACCGATGCGATTGTGGAAACCCATATTTTTGAATACCACGGCGAGAAAAAAGGCGACTTGCACATGACCAAGCCGATTCTTTTGGCCATTGGCGACAAATACGAAGCTGAAATCGCCAAACGCAAAGCCGCTGACGCGCCGTATCGTTAA